TAACTAATATATTAACAATCATCTGAGACTGCTGGGAATTACATTTACCTAGCGCAGCGTGTTAAGTCGGAGGGAGGAATACACAATGATAAGTGCCAAAATTGAAAAGCTTCTAAATGAACAGGTGGTTAAGGAATTTTATTCAGCATATTTATATTTATCAATAGAAGCTTATTTTACATCTCTTAATCTGAATGGGTTTGCAAACTGGTTCAGGATACAGGCACAGGAGGAACGCGACCATGCGATTATGTTCTTCAATTACATACACAGGGTTGGGGGGAAAGTATCACTTGGAAAGATTGATGCGCCAAAAGTTGATTTTTCTTCTTTGGAAGAAGCGTTGAGAGATACCTTAGAACACGAACAGTTTGTGACGAAATCCATATACAGCATTGTTGACATGGCAATAGAGGAGAAAGACCATAAGACAAATTCATTTCTCCAATGGTTTGTCAATGAACAGGTTGAAGAAGAAGAGAATGCCGATGCAAATCTGAAAAAAGTGCAGTTGGTGGGAAATGACGGAAAGGGAATTCTTATGCTGGATGCAGAAATGGCTCAGAGAGTATATTCTCCTCCTGCTGTTGCTCAAGCGTAAAAGAGCTGCCGAGAATGAAGTAATTTATTAAAGCTCCCTGGAATAAAATGTAATATTATTATTCCGGGGAGTTGTTTTATGAAAGTATATATTTTAAACCGTAAAGTTCTTATAAAAGCAAGTATTTTTTTATTTATCGCTATTGTTTTGTTAATTGCAGTTCCAATACTGATAAGTTCGGACACAGCACAAGTTTTTTCCCAAAAACGTCTGCTCCCGATATACTCTGTAGAAAGCAAGGATAAAACAGCATCGATAACTTTTGACTGTGCCTGGGGAGCTGGGGATATACCGGATATTTTAAATACATTAAGAAGTGAGGAAATTAAAGCAACATTTTTTATTGTCGGACAATGGGCTGAAAGATTTCCTGACTCAGTGAAAATGATTGCAGCCGAAGGTCATGATTT
Above is a window of Clostridia bacterium DNA encoding:
- a CDS encoding ferritin, which codes for MISAKIEKLLNEQVVKEFYSAYLYLSIEAYFTSLNLNGFANWFRIQAQEERDHAIMFFNYIHRVGGKVSLGKIDAPKVDFSSLEEALRDTLEHEQFVTKSIYSIVDMAIEEKDHKTNSFLQWFVNEQVEEEENADANLKKVQLVGNDGKGILMLDAEMAQRVYSPPAVAQA
- a CDS encoding polysaccharide deacetylase family protein, with the protein product MKVYILNRKVLIKASIFLFIAIVLLIAVPILISSDTAQVFSQKRLLPIYSVESKDKTASITFDCAWGAGDIPDILNTLRSEEIKATFFIVGQWAERFPDSVKMIAAEGHDLANHSYSHLRMGAIDKNRIRSEIAKCGEKLESISGSKVDLFRPPYGEYNDHVISIARELGYFTIQWNVDTISIV